The Clostridium sp. AWRP genome has a window encoding:
- a CDS encoding pyridine nucleotide-disulfide oxidoreductase/dicluster-binding protein produces MDLNKLLNRRELCIGDKPSACIAACPLHMDVKAFIEEIQKGDFKKAYKIMSKKVPFARIVGSICDEPCKGVCPRNKLGGGINIHELERAAIELGFSSPKRSITIPKNGKKVAVIGAGISGIVAAFDLDKKGYQITVYEKSDKIGGRLWNFEEKQLSKKTIEEELEIMNKDDIIIKFNEFVDEKKLEDILNTYDAVYMGTGTWKKDLKVNPQTFQVEDSSLFAGGRVANKNDSVILSISSGRRAATSIDRYLQKTSLTAARENEGAYDTPLKLKLDDIENVEPIKRTSSVYNEKEAIQEAQRCLKCECLQCARNCPHLRRYNTEPRKYIRQINHNENIVLGDHYANEMINSCTLCGLCGEVCPSNLDMKDVIQETRESMVERGKMPVSAHDFGLRDMEFSNSKHFSMVKNQPGYEKVKYMFYPGCQLPASSPEYIPEVYKYLMDNIKDGVGIMLGCCGAPADWAGRQDLVKKNMEDMKDKWKKAGNPTFILACSSCYRTFKKYMPDIKLISLWEVMDKYGVASNNKTDEKKVLAVQDACSTRHNKEIHESIRNIADKLGYKIKELKFSKEKTKCCGYGGLVYFSNREQSREFAKDRIGESNLDYLVYCAMCKDLFIDEGKKTFHILDLIYSSNLEEAGLRKVPSLSKRHENRALVKKKLLKEIWNEEINDFKKDYGFKLNIPDNVQNQMEERLILLEDIEKAVDNAQKNKERFFNPKNSHYLCRLRIGSVTYWVEYEKNENEIFVKDVYSHRMEVVEE; encoded by the coding sequence ATGGATTTAAATAAACTACTGAATAGAAGAGAGTTATGTATTGGAGACAAACCCTCAGCCTGTATAGCAGCATGTCCTTTACACATGGATGTGAAAGCTTTTATTGAAGAAATACAAAAGGGAGACTTTAAAAAAGCTTATAAAATTATGTCTAAGAAGGTTCCTTTTGCAAGAATAGTAGGAAGTATATGTGACGAGCCTTGCAAGGGTGTATGTCCTAGAAATAAATTAGGTGGAGGCATTAATATACATGAACTTGAAAGGGCGGCAATAGAGTTAGGTTTTTCTTCTCCAAAAAGGTCTATTACTATACCTAAAAATGGGAAAAAGGTTGCAGTAATAGGTGCAGGTATAAGTGGTATTGTTGCTGCTTTTGACTTGGATAAAAAAGGATACCAAATTACTGTCTACGAAAAAAGTGATAAAATAGGTGGAAGATTGTGGAATTTTGAAGAGAAACAACTTTCAAAAAAGACAATAGAAGAAGAATTAGAAATAATGAATAAAGATGATATAATAATTAAGTTCAATGAATTCGTAGATGAAAAAAAATTGGAGGATATACTCAATACCTATGATGCAGTTTACATGGGGACAGGAACTTGGAAAAAAGATTTAAAAGTAAATCCACAAACTTTCCAGGTGGAGGACAGTTCTTTATTTGCAGGTGGAAGAGTTGCAAACAAAAACGATTCAGTCATACTTTCCATAAGCTCTGGAAGAAGGGCAGCCACATCCATTGACAGATACCTTCAAAAAACTTCTCTTACAGCAGCTAGGGAAAATGAAGGTGCTTATGATACTCCTTTAAAACTTAAATTAGATGATATAGAAAATGTAGAACCTATTAAAAGGACTTCTTCAGTATATAATGAAAAGGAGGCAATACAAGAAGCACAAAGATGTTTAAAATGTGAATGTTTACAGTGCGCTAGAAATTGTCCACATTTAAGAAGATATAATACTGAACCTAGGAAATATATAAGGCAAATAAATCACAATGAAAACATAGTACTAGGAGATCACTATGCAAATGAAATGATTAATTCATGTACCCTTTGCGGACTTTGTGGTGAAGTTTGTCCTTCAAATTTGGATATGAAAGATGTAATACAAGAGACTCGTGAAAGCATGGTAGAAAGAGGAAAAATGCCTGTGTCAGCTCATGATTTTGGACTTAGAGATATGGAATTTAGCAATAGTAAACATTTTTCTATGGTAAAAAATCAGCCGGGATATGAAAAGGTGAAGTATATGTTTTATCCTGGATGTCAGCTGCCTGCTTCTTCTCCTGAATATATACCTGAAGTATATAAATATCTCATGGATAATATTAAAGATGGAGTTGGTATAATGCTAGGCTGCTGCGGTGCACCAGCAGATTGGGCTGGAAGGCAGGATTTAGTGAAGAAGAATATGGAGGATATGAAAGATAAGTGGAAAAAAGCAGGAAATCCAACTTTTATTTTAGCCTGCTCAAGTTGTTATAGAACCTTTAAAAAGTATATGCCGGATATTAAACTTATTTCTCTGTGGGAAGTTATGGATAAATATGGTGTTGCATCAAACAACAAAACAGATGAAAAGAAAGTACTAGCTGTACAAGATGCATGTTCAACTAGACATAATAAAGAAATTCACGAAAGCATAAGAAATATAGCAGACAAATTGGGATATAAAATAAAAGAACTTAAGTTTTCAAAAGAAAAAACTAAGTGTTGTGGTTATGGTGGTTTAGTATACTTTTCAAATAGAGAGCAGTCTAGGGAATTTGCAAAAGATAGGATAGGTGAGAGTAATCTGGATTATTTAGTTTACTGCGCAATGTGCAAGGATCTATTTATAGATGAAGGTAAAAAAACTTTCCATATCTTAGACTTAATTTATAGCAGTAATTTAGAAGAAGCCGGGTTAAGAAAAGTTCCTAGTCTTTCAAAACGGCATGAAAATAGGGCACTTGTTAAAAAGAAACTTTTAAAAGAAATATGGAATGAGGAAATAAATGATTTTAAAAAGGATTATGGATTTAAATTAAATATACCAGACAATGTGCAAAATCAAATGGAAGAAAGACTGATTTTGCTTGAAGATATAGAAAAAGCAGTAGATAATGCACAAAAAAATAAAGAGAGATTTTTTAATCCTAAAAATTCTCACTATTTATGCAGACTTAGGATTGGCAGTGTTACCTATTGGGTAGAATATGAAAAAAATGAAAATGAAATTTTTGTTAAGGATGTTTACAGCCATAGGATGGAAGTGGTGGAGGAATAG
- a CDS encoding molybdopterin-dependent aldehyde oxidoreductase — MLKKSLIINGVKRTVIADPEAFLADVLRKQLHLVGTKVGCRKGECGACSIILDGKVVRACITKFKRVPDEANIITIEGVGTNEHLHPLQLAWMVHGAAQCGFCTPGFIVSAKALLDENTNPTREEVRDWFQKHRNVCRCTGYKPIVDSVMEAAKLMRGEIRKEDIWAKLPKDGTLLGSSVVRPSALAKVTGSWEFGADLGLELPPGTLHIKLVQATVSHANIISIDTSEAEKMPGVYKVITYKDVPGSNRINGLAFPSNKGDGLERPILNDKKVFQFGDALAMVLAENPAVAEEAVGKVKVELEELPTYMSAPAAMAEDAIEIHPGTPNIYFECGTKKGEDTAPLMGSLPYVVEDDFYVGRQPHLPLEPDVGFAYFDEDGDLMVHSKSVGIHIHAAMVADGIGIPLEKLKIVQNPTGGTFGYKFSPTMEGLLGVAAMVTKRPVYLEFNMYQQITYTGKRSPFFMHVKYGADKDGKIKALESDWSVDHGPYSEFGDLLTMRGTQFIGAGYNVPNIRGAGRTVATNHAWGSAFRGYGSPQALFASEVAIDELAEKVGMDPLEFRYMNVYREGDTTPNGCPPDVICLPQAIDKLRPFYNEAKKKVKDKNNASSGDKKYGVGVSLLIYGCGLDGPDTSRAWAEITPEGVTVANSWEDHGQGADMGTLTIAHETLKPLGIKPKQIKLVMNDMKFTPDSGPAGGSRSNVLTGNATRVACENLVNALKKEDGTYRTYDEMVAQGLPVKYDGEWTAPCTACDVETGQGNPFPVYMYGVLMAEVEVDVNTGKTKVENLTMVSDCGTIVNKIVIEGQLYGGLVQGIGLALSEDFEDLKKHVTLTACGIPQIKDVPDNITLIHQETPRPNGPYGAAGAGEMPLSAPHAAIINAIYNACGARITKLPALPEKVLAALKK; from the coding sequence ATGTTAAAAAAGAGTTTAATTATTAATGGAGTCAAAAGGACTGTTATAGCAGATCCTGAGGCATTTTTAGCAGATGTTTTGAGAAAACAATTACATCTGGTTGGAACAAAAGTTGGATGCAGAAAAGGAGAATGTGGTGCCTGCTCTATAATTCTAGATGGAAAAGTTGTAAGAGCTTGTATAACTAAATTTAAAAGAGTTCCTGATGAAGCAAATATTATAACTATAGAAGGAGTTGGCACCAATGAGCATCTTCATCCACTACAGTTAGCATGGATGGTTCATGGCGCTGCACAGTGCGGATTCTGTACTCCTGGATTTATAGTTTCTGCAAAGGCACTTTTAGATGAAAACACAAATCCGACTAGGGAAGAAGTAAGAGATTGGTTCCAAAAACATAGAAATGTATGTAGATGTACGGGATACAAACCCATAGTTGATTCTGTAATGGAAGCAGCAAAACTTATGCGTGGAGAAATAAGAAAGGAAGATATATGGGCTAAACTTCCTAAAGATGGAACTTTGCTTGGTTCAAGTGTAGTACGTCCATCTGCTCTTGCAAAAGTAACAGGATCATGGGAATTTGGAGCAGATCTTGGATTAGAACTTCCACCAGGAACACTGCACATCAAATTAGTTCAGGCAACGGTATCCCATGCCAATATAATATCTATAGATACTTCAGAAGCAGAAAAAATGCCTGGAGTATATAAAGTAATAACATATAAAGATGTACCAGGCAGCAATAGAATAAACGGTTTGGCTTTCCCATCCAATAAGGGTGATGGACTTGAAAGACCCATATTAAATGATAAGAAAGTTTTCCAATTTGGAGATGCTTTAGCTATGGTTTTGGCAGAGAATCCAGCTGTAGCTGAAGAAGCAGTGGGAAAAGTTAAAGTAGAGTTAGAAGAGTTACCAACTTATATGAGTGCACCAGCTGCTATGGCAGAAGATGCTATAGAAATTCATCCAGGAACACCTAATATTTACTTTGAATGTGGTACTAAAAAAGGTGAAGATACAGCACCTTTAATGGGTTCTCTTCCTTATGTTGTTGAAGATGATTTTTATGTTGGAAGACAACCACATTTACCACTTGAACCAGATGTTGGATTCGCATATTTTGATGAAGACGGGGATTTAATGGTACATTCAAAGAGCGTTGGAATACACATACATGCAGCAATGGTTGCAGATGGAATAGGAATACCACTGGAAAAACTTAAAATAGTTCAAAATCCTACAGGAGGTACATTTGGTTATAAATTTAGTCCAACAATGGAAGGTCTTCTTGGAGTAGCTGCTATGGTAACCAAAAGACCTGTATACCTTGAATTCAATATGTATCAGCAAATAACTTATACAGGAAAGAGATCTCCATTCTTCATGCATGTTAAATATGGTGCAGATAAAGATGGAAAGATAAAGGCGCTGGAATCAGATTGGAGTGTAGATCACGGTCCATATTCTGAATTTGGAGACCTTTTGACAATGAGAGGAACTCAATTTATAGGTGCTGGATATAATGTTCCAAATATAAGAGGTGCAGGTCGTACCGTAGCTACAAATCATGCTTGGGGTTCTGCATTTAGAGGATATGGTTCACCTCAAGCTCTTTTTGCATCAGAAGTAGCAATTGATGAGTTAGCTGAGAAGGTTGGAATGGATCCTCTAGAATTTAGATATATGAATGTTTATAGAGAAGGGGATACAACTCCAAATGGATGTCCTCCAGATGTAATTTGTCTGCCTCAGGCAATAGATAAATTAAGGCCATTCTATAATGAAGCAAAAAAGAAAGTTAAAGATAAAAATAATGCTAGTTCTGGAGATAAAAAATATGGTGTGGGAGTTTCACTTCTCATATATGGATGCGGCCTAGACGGTCCAGATACATCAAGAGCTTGGGCTGAAATTACTCCGGAAGGTGTTACTGTAGCAAATTCCTGGGAAGATCATGGCCAAGGTGCTGATATGGGAACACTCACAATTGCTCATGAAACTTTAAAACCTTTAGGAATAAAACCTAAACAAATTAAGCTTGTTATGAATGATATGAAATTTACACCAGATAGTGGCCCTGCAGGTGGAAGCCGTTCTAACGTTTTAACTGGTAATGCTACAAGAGTTGCCTGTGAAAACTTAGTAAACGCTTTGAAAAAAGAAGATGGAACTTATAGAACTTATGATGAAATGGTAGCTCAAGGGCTTCCAGTAAAATATGATGGAGAGTGGACTGCACCATGTACTGCTTGTGATGTAGAAACAGGCCAAGGAAATCCATTCCCAGTATATATGTATGGTGTACTTATGGCAGAAGTAGAAGTTGATGTCAACACAGGAAAGACTAAAGTTGAAAATCTTACTATGGTTTCAGATTGTGGTACTATAGTAAATAAAATAGTAATTGAAGGACAGCTTTATGGTGGATTAGTTCAAGGTATAGGACTCGCTTTAAGCGAAGATTTTGAAGATTTAAAGAAACATGTTACACTTACAGCTTGTGGAATACCTCAAATAAAAGATGTTCCAGACAATATAACACTTATTCATCAGGAAACACCAAGACCAAATGGCCCTTATGGAGCAGCAGGAGCTGGAGAAATGCCGCTTTCAGCACCACATGCAGCAATAATTAATGCAATATATAACGCTTGTGGAGCTCGTATTACTAAATTGCCAGCTTTGCCTGAGAAGGTTTTAGCGGCACTTAAGAAATAA
- a CDS encoding sigma 54-interacting transcriptional regulator codes for MNAASCKLDNAVVSKPNIELSHRRCKEFSIDSHQVFSKKIIHDAELQKRFAANRNLILTAAPYMEQLINFVKGFNFFVLLTDGEGCILNALGDEKILEEAFSLKMIPGAFMNEENIGTNAMSVVIKSKLPVQISGDDHFINAYHRWTCSAAPIKDNKGKLIGVLNLTGYIEFVHSHTLGMVIAASNAIEEMLKVEEYNKIQDMNYKHIKNIFNSSPVAIITSDINGKIKICNKKAQDMFGIRGNKLETNNMEDIIENWNNIKTPIYLGESTSKETIIVALRNKIQYQVTTSSIYNCDDGNNIEIVYVFEKLKKVNKKNNGQAYYTFGKIMGQDENFTKVVNYAKKISDSKSTILIMGESGTGKEVFAQSIHNYSRRVDGPFVALNCGAIPKQLIESELFGYEEGAFTGAKKGGNLGKFELADGGTIMLDEIGEMPLDMQTKLLRVVQEGVITRIGSSKSIPVDVRIIAVTNRDLKKEVEAGRFRKDLYYRLNVLPLFLPPLRERKRDIPLLIQHFVKNIAQKLNKKEPVISEEYLKKMINYNWPGNIRELENLVELIVNTGSIPAGYFTQGNCDNEVLVDISDECLKLDYMEKEHVIKVLKKFKGNITHSAEALGIRRNTLYSKIKKYNIQM; via the coding sequence ATGAATGCAGCTAGTTGCAAATTGGACAATGCAGTTGTATCCAAGCCTAATATAGAACTTTCACATAGAAGATGTAAAGAGTTCAGTATTGATTCACACCAGGTATTTAGTAAAAAAATAATACACGATGCTGAATTACAGAAAAGATTTGCAGCTAACAGAAATTTAATATTGACTGCAGCACCTTATATGGAGCAGTTAATTAATTTTGTAAAGGGATTTAATTTTTTTGTATTACTTACAGACGGAGAAGGATGCATATTAAATGCATTAGGTGATGAAAAAATACTCGAAGAAGCCTTTTCTTTAAAAATGATACCGGGAGCTTTTATGAATGAAGAAAATATTGGAACAAATGCTATGAGTGTAGTTATAAAAAGTAAGCTGCCAGTTCAAATTTCTGGAGATGATCATTTTATTAATGCATATCATAGGTGGACGTGTTCTGCGGCACCTATAAAAGATAATAAAGGAAAACTTATAGGTGTATTGAATCTTACTGGATATATTGAGTTTGTACATTCCCATACCCTTGGTATGGTTATAGCAGCGTCAAATGCTATAGAAGAAATGCTTAAAGTAGAAGAGTACAATAAGATTCAAGATATGAATTACAAGCATATAAAAAATATATTTAATTCCAGCCCTGTTGCTATAATAACCTCGGATATAAATGGCAAGATAAAAATTTGCAATAAAAAGGCACAGGATATGTTTGGCATAAGGGGTAATAAGTTAGAGACAAACAATATGGAAGATATTATAGAAAACTGGAATAATATAAAAACACCTATATATTTAGGAGAAAGTACTTCAAAAGAAACAATTATTGTTGCACTAAGAAATAAGATTCAGTATCAAGTAACTACTAGTTCAATATACAATTGCGATGATGGTAATAATATTGAGATAGTTTATGTTTTTGAGAAATTAAAAAAGGTAAATAAAAAAAATAATGGCCAGGCTTACTATACTTTTGGTAAAATAATGGGTCAGGATGAAAACTTTACAAAAGTAGTAAATTATGCAAAAAAGATTTCAGATAGTAAATCAACTATACTTATAATGGGGGAAAGTGGTACGGGAAAAGAAGTGTTTGCACAATCAATTCATAATTACAGCAGAAGGGTAGATGGACCATTTGTAGCTTTAAATTGTGGTGCCATCCCTAAACAGCTTATAGAGTCAGAGCTTTTTGGATATGAAGAAGGAGCTTTTACAGGAGCCAAAAAGGGAGGCAACCTTGGAAAATTTGAATTGGCAGATGGTGGAACTATAATGCTGGATGAAATTGGAGAAATGCCACTTGATATGCAGACAAAGCTCCTAAGAGTTGTACAGGAAGGCGTAATAACGAGAATTGGAAGCTCAAAATCTATACCTGTAGATGTAAGAATTATAGCTGTGACAAACAGAGATTTAAAAAAAGAAGTAGAAGCTGGAAGATTTAGAAAAGACTTATATTATAGATTAAATGTGCTGCCTTTATTCTTACCTCCACTTAGAGAAAGAAAGAGGGATATACCCCTTCTTATTCAACATTTTGTTAAGAATATAGCACAAAAGTTAAATAAAAAGGAGCCGGTTATATCAGAAGAATACTTGAAGAAAATGATTAACTATAACTGGCCCGGGAATATAAGAGAATTGGAAAATTTGGTTGAATTAATTGTAAATACAGGATCTATACCAGCAGGTTATTTTACACAAGGAAATTGTGATAATGAGGTACTTGTGGATATCAGTGATGAGTGTTTAAAGCTAGATTATATGGAAAAAGAACATGTAATTAAGGTATTGAAGAAGTTTAAGGGGAATATAACCCATTCAGCAGAAGCACTTGGTATAAGGAGAAATACTTTATACAGCAAGATAAAAAAGTATAATATACAAATGTAA
- a CDS encoding XdhC family aldehyde oxidoreductase maturation factor, which yields MEDIYETINELLDKKEKFVLATVFKKSKSVSREESTKMVIKEDFSIIGTIGGGIFEAAAIKLSSKVFENGAYIIKKCLLTSEKTEKLEAACGGDIKLLLEYVDYNDSKMVEMYKNVQKLKRRGDNFVIVTRIPKEGKSIKGIDKWVCSESSLYGEEDEKVQCVIRRIREEFKHVTIQYIALEGGHYLIEPVLNSKTLYIIGAGHVSQKIAEVTKILDFKTIVIDDRKEFANRERFKDIEEVKVVPSFQNILKYINVDNNSYIVIVTRGHAYDKEVLGQMLRTDAEYIGMIGSKAKREFVYNCLLDEGYTEEDLKRVHSPIGITIFAQTPEEIAISIAAELIKVERESFNQKNRIEAMII from the coding sequence ATGGAGGATATTTATGAAACAATAAATGAGCTTTTAGATAAAAAAGAGAAATTTGTTTTAGCTACTGTTTTTAAAAAATCGAAATCTGTGTCTAGAGAAGAGAGTACCAAGATGGTTATAAAAGAAGATTTTTCAATTATAGGAACTATAGGCGGTGGTATATTTGAAGCTGCAGCTATAAAATTGTCTTCAAAAGTTTTTGAAAATGGTGCATATATAATTAAAAAATGTTTACTTACTAGTGAAAAAACTGAAAAATTAGAAGCAGCATGTGGTGGAGACATTAAATTGCTTTTGGAATATGTGGATTACAATGACAGTAAAATGGTGGAAATGTATAAAAATGTTCAGAAGCTAAAAAGAAGAGGAGATAATTTTGTAATTGTAACTAGGATTCCTAAAGAAGGAAAGAGCATAAAAGGTATAGATAAATGGGTTTGTAGTGAGTCATCACTTTATGGTGAAGAAGATGAGAAAGTTCAGTGTGTAATAAGGAGGATAAGAGAAGAATTTAAACATGTTACTATACAATATATTGCTCTAGAGGGGGGGCATTATTTAATAGAACCTGTTTTAAATAGTAAAACCTTATATATAATAGGGGCAGGACATGTATCACAAAAAATCGCAGAAGTAACAAAAATATTGGATTTTAAAACTATTGTTATAGATGATAGGAAAGAATTTGCAAATAGAGAAAGATTTAAAGATATTGAGGAAGTAAAAGTAGTTCCTTCTTTTCAAAATATACTTAAATATATAAATGTAGATAATAACAGTTATATAGTAATAGTTACTAGGGGACATGCCTATGACAAGGAAGTTCTCGGGCAAATGCTTAGAACTGATGCAGAGTATATAGGTATGATAGGAAGTAAGGCCAAAAGAGAATTTGTATATAATTGTCTTTTAGATGAAGGGTATACAGAGGAAGACTTAAAAAGGGTACACAGCCCTATAGGTATTACTATATTTGCGCAAACTCCTGAAGAGATAGCAATAAGTATTGCAGCAGAACTTATAAAAGTTGAAAGGGAGTCTTTCAATCAAAAAAATAGAATTGAAGCTATGATTATTTAA
- the trsS gene encoding radical SAM (seleno)protein TrsS, whose translation MKSEDIISETQSLCPICLKKIDAKKVLDGSKVYMEKYCPDHGQFRTILWKGSIPMKTWVRNKKRAYIKNPSTKVEKGCPFDCGLCSEHRQHTCTGLIEVTQRCNLKCKFCFADSYAGKEEDIPIEKIKFMYEKLMESSGGCNVQLSGGEPTIRDDLPDIIKLGRKLGFKFIQVNTNGIRMAQDEDYVKKLKISGLSSIFLQFDGTTDLIYRKLRGAELLNIKVKAIENCRKHNIGVVLVPTIVPGINEDNIGEIINFGLNNMPAVRGVHFQPVSYFGRVPSIPKEEQRITLPEIMENIEKQTSGKFKIESMKPPGCENALCSFHGNYIYKDKKELINVTNNSKGCCSKNEKAEEGARKAKEFVSRNWSSRKVTNPNTKVKFSKIDSWDKILYNINNYSFSISGMAFQDIWNVDLERVKDCCIHVVSEEGKLIPFCMYNITDAGGNYIYRNCKVKMKMTSLEA comes from the coding sequence GTGAAAAGTGAAGATATAATTTCTGAAACTCAAAGTTTATGTCCAATTTGTTTAAAAAAGATTGATGCAAAAAAAGTTTTGGATGGTAGTAAAGTTTATATGGAAAAATATTGCCCAGATCACGGACAATTTAGAACTATTTTGTGGAAAGGTAGTATTCCCATGAAAACATGGGTTAGGAATAAGAAAAGGGCTTATATAAAAAATCCTTCTACAAAGGTTGAAAAAGGATGCCCATTTGACTGCGGCCTTTGCAGTGAGCATAGGCAGCATACATGTACAGGTTTAATAGAAGTTACTCAAAGGTGTAATTTAAAATGTAAATTTTGTTTTGCAGATTCTTATGCAGGTAAGGAAGAAGATATTCCCATAGAAAAAATAAAATTTATGTATGAAAAATTAATGGAATCTTCTGGAGGTTGCAATGTACAGTTGTCAGGGGGAGAACCTACTATTAGAGATGATTTGCCCGATATAATAAAATTAGGGAGGAAACTTGGATTCAAGTTCATACAGGTGAATACCAATGGTATACGTATGGCACAAGATGAGGATTATGTTAAAAAATTAAAGATATCAGGACTTAGTTCTATTTTTTTACAATTTGATGGTACAACGGATTTGATATATAGAAAATTAAGGGGAGCTGAACTTTTGAACATTAAGGTGAAGGCTATAGAAAACTGTAGAAAGCATAATATAGGTGTAGTTCTCGTGCCGACTATAGTTCCTGGAATAAATGAGGATAATATAGGAGAAATCATAAATTTTGGATTGAATAATATGCCTGCAGTAAGGGGAGTACATTTTCAACCTGTGAGTTATTTCGGAAGGGTACCATCGATTCCCAAAGAAGAACAAAGAATTACCCTCCCTGAAATCATGGAAAATATAGAAAAACAAACATCTGGAAAATTTAAAATAGAAAGCATGAAACCTCCTGGATGTGAAAATGCACTTTGTTCTTTTCATGGCAATTATATATATAAAGATAAAAAGGAATTAATAAATGTTACAAATAATTCTAAAGGCTGCTGCAGCAAAAATGAGAAGGCAGAAGAGGGGGCAAGAAAAGCCAAGGAATTTGTTTCACGAAACTGGTCTTCTAGAAAAGTAACTAATCCTAATACAAAGGTGAAGTTTAGTAAAATTGATAGTTGGGATAAGATATTATACAACATAAATAATTATTCTTTCAGTATATCTGGCATGGCATTTCAAGATATCTGGAATGTGGATTTGGAAAGAGTGAAGGACTGCTGTATTCATGTAGTAAGTGAAGAAGGAAAACTTATACCATTTTGTATGTACAATATTACAGATGCAGGAGGAAATTATATTTATAGAAATTGCAAAGTCAAAATGAAAATGACATCCCTTGAAGCATAG
- a CDS encoding DVU_1555 family C-GCAxxG-C-C protein: MNDTAFRIYKLASSGFCCTQIILKLALEDEEIENTDLIKALNGFCGGLGSDEKVCGILTGGIAVIGLYAGKGEPRECHSENFQPMLSEYINWFKEEFESTECRDIIGIQRISDENGNINYPVKCGEILLKNYEKIQQIICKYGYDFGDRDDDV; this comes from the coding sequence ATGAATGATACTGCTTTCCGTATATACAAATTAGCTTCATCGGGATTTTGCTGTACTCAAATAATTCTTAAATTGGCTTTAGAAGATGAAGAAATAGAGAATACAGATTTGATAAAGGCTTTAAATGGATTTTGTGGAGGACTTGGTTCCGATGAAAAAGTATGTGGAATTTTAACTGGAGGCATAGCAGTTATAGGACTTTATGCAGGAAAAGGTGAGCCAAGAGAATGTCATAGTGAAAATTTTCAGCCCATGTTAAGTGAATATATAAATTGGTTTAAAGAAGAATTTGAAAGTACTGAGTGTAGAGATATAATAGGAATTCAAAGAATAAGTGATGAAAATGGCAATATAAATTATCCTGTGAAGTGCGGAGAAATACTTCTCAAAAATTATGAAAAGATTCAACAGATAATATGTAAATATGGATATGATTTTGGAGATAGGGATGATGATGTGTGA
- the trsM gene encoding DVU_1556 family methyltransferase: MKCCNAYESDDMKNITGETLRPGGFTLTDKAVKFCKLSSKDSVMDLGCGTGATLNYLCEKYNISAVGLDPSQKLINKGKKIYKNLKFVCGKGEKIPFYNAEFNGVFAECTLSLMENLNNVIGDVFRILKPGGWFIITDVYARKTEFIHKLHEISVNSCMRGLHNLDELKNTVENIGFHVELLEDCSDMLKELMVKTIFTYGSMSIFWNKVSSCSIDGCEFQQLLKNCKPGYFIMIAKKEDECYE; this comes from the coding sequence ATGAAATGCTGTAATGCTTATGAGAGTGATGATATGAAAAATATTACAGGAGAGACTCTAAGGCCTGGGGGATTTACATTGACAGATAAAGCAGTGAAATTTTGCAAACTTTCTTCAAAAGATTCTGTAATGGATTTAGGCTGCGGTACGGGAGCTACATTAAATTATTTGTGTGAAAAATATAATATAAGTGCAGTTGGCCTTGATCCTTCTCAAAAGTTAATAAACAAAGGTAAAAAAATATATAAAAATTTAAAATTTGTCTGTGGGAAAGGTGAAAAAATTCCATTTTATAATGCAGAATTCAATGGGGTTTTTGCAGAATGTACCCTTTCCCTTATGGAAAATTTAAATAATGTTATAGGGGATGTCTTTAGAATATTGAAACCTGGTGGGTGGTTTATTATTACAGATGTGTATGCAAGAAAAACTGAATTTATCCATAAACTTCATGAGATTTCAGTTAATAGTTGTATGAGAGGTCTTCATAATTTAGATGAACTTAAAAATACAGTTGAAAATATAGGTTTTCATGTAGAACTTTTGGAAGATTGCAGTGATATGTTAAAAGAACTTATGGTAAAGACAATATTTACTTATGGATCCATGAGCATTTTTTGGAATAAAGTATCTAGCTGTTCTATAGATGGTTGTGAATTTCAGCAGCTATTAAAAAATTGTAAGCCTGGCTATTTTATAATGATAGCGAAAAAGGAGGATGAATGTTATGAATGA
- a CDS encoding DVU_1557 family redox protein: MNVIKEGTTPWICDKCSKELELKKVKVCYLGGNFEVELMQCPKCKMVIIEEDLALGKMLEVEKGLEDK; this comes from the coding sequence ATGAATGTTATCAAAGAAGGAACAACTCCATGGATTTGTGATAAGTGTAGTAAAGAATTAGAACTTAAAAAGGTAAAAGTTTGTTATCTTGGTGGAAATTTTGAAGTTGAGCTTATGCAGTGTCCTAAGTGCAAGATGGTAATTATAGAGGAAGATTTAGCCTTAGGTAAAATGCTGGAGGTGGAAAAAGGACTGGAGGATAAATAA